A stretch of DNA from Deinococcus malanensis:
TGTTTGAACTCGGCTGAATACGTCTTTCGTTGTCCCATGTCGCACCTCGTTGTCGTTATTCTCGGAGTTCTTAACTCCGTCTACGCACAACTGGTGCAACCCCAACTCCTCCTCATCAGGACACGCGCGACTGCCTCGAGAACGCTTCACCTCACTGTTCACCTTTTGCATGGAGTGATGTGTTGCCTACACGACACGGCTGAGAGAAACCTGGGGTGGCGGCCACGACATGCAGGTCATGTCCATCACTCTACAGACCACGGGAGCCTGGCCGGAACCCGTCACGCAGGTCGCCGTCCTGCCCCTGACCAAGGGGGGGACCCTCACCGCTCCCCAGGGCCATCTCGTCTTGGGCTCAATGCCCGCAAGCAGGTTGACGGCGCCTACCGGGACTTCCTGGAGCTGCTCAAGAGTCAGGTGCTGGGCGCACTCCGGTCCGCTGACCTGGCCGACACGCTCGAGGAACAGAACGCAGAGCTCGAAGCACGCACTCAGATGCTCGAAGCGTTCAGTACGTCATCGTTGGTGGAAGGGGCGAGTGTTGCTGTTGCCTTCACCCGTGTACGCCACACGGATTGCCTGCCAGTACCCCAGCACCATTTCCACCCGTGCCGTAAATGCTTCGAACGCCGATGACTTCATCAGGCAGGAACTCGCATACAGGCTGTATGTGGGACTCGCATTCCTCACCGCGTGCGAGGTGCCGAGCATTACGATTGGGATCAAGGACAACTCGGGGTGATCCCTGAGCCGCTCCAGCATCCGGAATCCGCTCATCCCTGGCATGGTGACGTCCAGCAGGATCACGTCCGGCAGGGCGAATCCGCACTCCAGCAGTTCGAGCGCCTCTGTTTCGTTCGACACACACGTCAGCGTGCCTTGCGGCTGCAGCAGCTCGAAGGCGGCCTGGGCGAGGCGTCGAACAGTGGGGTTGTCGTCGACCAACAGGTAATGCTGTGGAATGGACGTCATGAGCCAGCATACGAACGAGCACTCAAAAATTGCACAAGTGGAACTGTGCAGCTCGTTGCAAGCTGGTCACTCCAAACGTTCTGATTGGACGTCCTGAGGACACATCGGGTTCAGGCCGAGGTCCTGCGCGAGTTGTCCGATCAGCATCCAGCCTCCCAGGGGCCCTCCCACTTGACCTTCCAGCCTCTTGGAACTTGTAGCGTGCTCCCGTGAGGCCGGCCCCGACCCCACACCAGGAGGACCCTACTTGACCCCCATCATCCGCGTCGACCATCTGCACCGAACCTACCGGGTGCCCAAGAAACGCCCAGGTTTGGGAGGCGCGTTCCGGGACCTTCTTCACCCCGAGTACCGGGACGTCCACGCGGTCCAGGACGTCACGTTCGACATCCAGTCGGGTGAAAGCGTCGCGTACCTGGGCCCGAACGGCGCCGGGAAAAGCACCACCGTGAAGATGCTTGCCGGCATCTTGAAACCTAGCGGAGGTCAGCTCAGCGTGCTCGGATACGATCCGCACCGCCAGCGGCAAGCGTACGTGAAGCACATCGGTGTCGTCTTCGGGCAGCGCACCACCTTGTGGGTGGATCTGGCCGTCATCGAGTCTCTCCGTCTGCTGCAACGTGTGTACGCCATCCCGGAGCCGGTCTTTCAGGAGCGCCTGTCGATGTTCGACGAAGTCCTGGAGCTGGGGAAGCTGCTGGCCACTCCAGCCAGAAAACTCTCCCTGGGGCAGCGGGTCCGGGCGGATCTCGCCGCGGCACTCCTGCACGACCCACGGGTGGTGTTCCTAGATGAACCCACCATCGGCCTGGACGTGAGCGTGAAGGCCCGCATCCGAATCTTTCTGCGCCGGATTCACCAGGAGCTGGGGACGACACTGCTGCTTACCACCCATGACCTGGGGGATGTGGAAGCCATCAGCGACCGCGTCCTGGTCATCGACATCGGACAGCTGATCTTCGACGGTACCACCCGGCAACTGAGGGAGAATTGCGGGCGGGGGGACCGGATCACCATCGTGTCGCCGGAAGGCAGCCTCGCGGCGCTGAATGCTGCAACCACCGAGCTGGGGTTGAGCTGGACCGAGGACGGGCCAGGCCGCTACGGCACGGTGTATGACGCGCGTCGCGTCCGCACGCCGGACCTGGTATCCCGTGCTCTCTCCGCGGTGCCGGCCGAGGACCTGACTCTCCGGGAGGCGAGTATCGAGGACGTCGTGCGGGAACTGTACGAGCGGAGTCCGCATGACTGACCTGGGCGTGTACTGGGGCTTCACCCGTCTGCGCTTCCTGGACCTGATCGCGAACCGTACCCGCTTCCTGATTGGTATCGGGTCGTACTTCATCTACGTCAGTGTGTATGCCGCCGTCTACCGGGCTATCTACGCCGGGCAGACCCAGGTGGGTGGACTCAGCGCGTCGCAGGCGATCACGTACGTGGCGGTCGCGTGGGTGCTGCGCTCGCTGTACACCAACGCCCTGGACCGGGAGGTCACGACCTCCGTCCGGCAGGGGGACGTGGCGGTCGCGCTGCTGCGGCCGGTAGATGAACCGTGGTCACGCCTGGCTGGCGCGGCCGGAGAAGCCCTGGTGAGGGCGTCGATCTTCT
This window harbors:
- a CDS encoding response regulator, whose translation is MTSIPQHYLLVDDNPTVRRLAQAAFELLQPQGTLTCVSNETEALELLECGFALPDVILLDVTMPGMSGFRMLERLRDHPELSLIPIVMLGTSHAVRNASPTYSLYASSCLMKSSAFEAFTARVEMVLGYWQAIRVAYTGEGNSNTRPFHQR
- a CDS encoding ABC transporter ATP-binding protein translates to MTPIIRVDHLHRTYRVPKKRPGLGGAFRDLLHPEYRDVHAVQDVTFDIQSGESVAYLGPNGAGKSTTVKMLAGILKPSGGQLSVLGYDPHRQRQAYVKHIGVVFGQRTTLWVDLAVIESLRLLQRVYAIPEPVFQERLSMFDEVLELGKLLATPARKLSLGQRVRADLAAALLHDPRVVFLDEPTIGLDVSVKARIRIFLRRIHQELGTTLLLTTHDLGDVEAISDRVLVIDIGQLIFDGTTRQLRENCGRGDRITIVSPEGSLAALNAATTELGLSWTEDGPGRYGTVYDARRVRTPDLVSRALSAVPAEDLTLREASIEDVVRELYERSPHD